Proteins co-encoded in one Bremerella sp. TYQ1 genomic window:
- a CDS encoding family 16 glycoside hydrolase — protein MLRLFSSLCVIGLLASSSVLFGEEAKSLFDGNSLKGWETISADQAWWSVQDGMITGGSLTKRVPRNTFIATEKSYQNFDLKLSIRIQGSDGFINSGIQIRSIRAEKGSEMVGYQVDAGDGWWGKMYDESRRNKVIAQAKDLAAVNAVVKKDDWNEYRILADGPRIQSWINGVKAIDYTETDPKIPLNGKIGFQVHGGGKALVQVKDVFLTELPPTPGAPTWEQLSKHNAGEQPLSPTEELARFHVPDGFEVELVAAESEGIGKFVAMAFDAKGRLWVTTALEYPVDANESPEESRQLFAKGGRDKVLVIDNPYAKNVAPPRVFADGLVMPMGVLPQGDRVIVQYGNDIRIYHDEDQDGKADSHKVILTGFGTQDSHLFPHQFTRVPGNFILTAQGLFNSSVVRRPEGEPFVDGQAEIPFKHCKLARFTPSGDRFEAVTHGPNNIWGLTVSREGQTWIQEANDLGYPIVPFEPGVYLKTGSPHRLKPYQPLMPPPMGPPQMGGTGLSGLTLADDRNGWPSPWGFDADNPEAPRRFYLANPITSRIQMIEATPNGDRFSYKKLPDFLISDDPRFRPVAIQFGPDGSLYVVDWYNKVISHNEVPRSHPERDKTRGRIWRIRRKDQPRMQPVDLTSLTDPLLVARLGDANARIADMAWQQIIDRNATVVVPMLTKIVQDTTQPDDLRLGALWAWEGLQTVPTKVLLKLARADNANLRHEAIRIAAAQERPVDEFLAVARPLVDDPSPSVRAALGDALRRLPKVNSDVVDVMLQLGKAPISGDEWTVYERTFERYLARWAMEANREAVAQLLSSPEGKRLPAENRALASLAIGGAEGALALANLWPELGRGLNNEEIRVLLPHFKNESVAQQLTRSLQNESSRIPMLRSLLNLRTQIEWQPLRPEIEAATTDLLTQSEQIPFALELVKSFQLEDLNQQVMQIATEANVNADHRLAALQALAELPIANVEPFEDLAFDNALSAEMRHEAIRCIARSKDPEGANLVMDLLVEGDFQIRQLIIGEMSGRREGASVLLEAYDSGDLQLADFSAAVIQRMSVLLPNNEIIQSIQSDLVSQGQTVLKLSGGANDFVKAPIDLEGPFTIETWVKLAPEIDNSDGVLSAAGMIDINFYEDTPRVWIPSRGDLVIADRKVLPEVWTHMAVTRDADGILRLYLNGEISGQSDQGMTSPLTGLMVGRTTVEGRGTDGQFAEYRIWDHARSADEIRTTFDRAYAESDKMPGLVYHLHGDQWGELSGSATTLATLDAPKLLSEKEANQQQALFDRYRKLAQSPGNHENGKQLFAKTCLSCHQFAGQGGNIGPALDGIGLRGTESILRNVLTPSAAIEGGYRSYQVMTTAGQIYSGLLVSEDSEAVVIRVLNSPDRRIEKSEIQRAGFTGVSVMPEGLLNGMTDQEVSDLFGYLNSLK, from the coding sequence ATGCTTCGACTTTTTTCATCGCTCTGCGTCATTGGTCTATTGGCATCTTCTTCAGTCTTGTTTGGAGAAGAGGCGAAGAGCCTGTTTGATGGCAATTCGTTGAAAGGATGGGAAACAATCTCGGCCGACCAGGCATGGTGGAGCGTGCAAGATGGCATGATCACCGGAGGATCGCTAACCAAGCGAGTGCCGCGAAATACATTTATCGCAACCGAGAAGAGCTATCAGAACTTTGATTTAAAGCTCTCGATTCGCATCCAAGGTAGCGATGGGTTCATTAATTCAGGGATTCAAATTCGCAGTATCCGCGCCGAGAAAGGTTCGGAGATGGTCGGCTACCAGGTCGACGCCGGTGATGGATGGTGGGGCAAAATGTACGACGAGTCGCGTCGTAATAAGGTCATCGCCCAGGCCAAAGATTTAGCCGCCGTAAACGCTGTGGTCAAGAAGGATGATTGGAATGAATATCGGATTCTCGCCGATGGCCCCCGTATTCAGTCATGGATTAACGGCGTGAAAGCAATCGACTATACCGAGACCGATCCTAAAATTCCTCTCAACGGAAAGATCGGATTTCAGGTACACGGCGGCGGTAAGGCATTAGTGCAAGTGAAGGATGTTTTCCTAACCGAATTACCGCCAACGCCTGGGGCACCAACTTGGGAGCAGCTCTCTAAGCACAACGCTGGCGAGCAGCCTTTATCGCCGACAGAAGAGTTGGCTCGGTTCCATGTTCCCGACGGCTTTGAAGTGGAACTGGTGGCTGCTGAATCGGAAGGAATTGGTAAGTTTGTTGCCATGGCTTTTGACGCGAAGGGACGTCTCTGGGTAACGACGGCGTTGGAATACCCCGTCGATGCGAATGAGAGCCCGGAAGAGTCTCGGCAGTTGTTCGCTAAAGGAGGCCGCGACAAAGTTCTTGTCATCGACAATCCTTACGCCAAAAACGTCGCTCCTCCGCGTGTCTTCGCCGATGGTCTTGTTATGCCTATGGGTGTGTTGCCGCAAGGGGACAGAGTGATCGTCCAGTATGGCAATGACATTCGCATCTATCACGATGAAGATCAAGACGGCAAAGCAGACTCTCACAAAGTGATACTGACTGGGTTCGGAACTCAGGACTCGCATCTCTTCCCGCACCAGTTCACTCGCGTGCCAGGCAACTTTATTCTGACTGCCCAGGGGCTGTTCAATTCGTCCGTTGTGCGTCGTCCCGAAGGAGAGCCATTTGTCGATGGTCAAGCCGAGATTCCCTTCAAGCATTGTAAGCTGGCTCGGTTTACTCCCTCTGGCGATCGGTTCGAGGCCGTAACGCACGGCCCAAACAATATTTGGGGTCTTACGGTTTCACGCGAAGGTCAAACGTGGATTCAGGAAGCCAATGACTTAGGCTATCCGATTGTCCCATTCGAACCAGGCGTCTATTTAAAAACAGGTTCGCCGCACCGTCTTAAGCCATATCAACCACTCATGCCACCGCCGATGGGACCTCCGCAAATGGGAGGCACCGGCCTCAGTGGTCTGACGTTGGCCGATGACCGAAACGGCTGGCCATCTCCGTGGGGCTTTGATGCGGATAATCCTGAGGCTCCCAGACGTTTTTATCTAGCCAATCCGATCACCAGTCGTATTCAAATGATCGAGGCGACACCGAACGGCGATCGCTTCAGCTACAAGAAGCTGCCTGACTTTTTGATCTCGGATGATCCTCGTTTTCGACCTGTGGCGATTCAGTTTGGTCCAGATGGTTCGCTGTACGTGGTCGACTGGTACAACAAAGTGATCTCGCACAACGAAGTGCCTCGCTCGCATCCCGAACGGGACAAGACTCGTGGTCGTATCTGGCGAATTCGGCGCAAAGATCAGCCTCGAATGCAACCTGTAGATCTGACGTCGCTAACGGATCCACTGCTTGTTGCACGGTTGGGAGATGCCAACGCTCGAATCGCCGATATGGCCTGGCAGCAGATCATTGATCGCAACGCCACTGTCGTTGTTCCGATGCTGACCAAAATTGTGCAGGATACCACGCAGCCAGATGATCTTCGTCTTGGAGCCCTTTGGGCATGGGAAGGACTACAAACGGTTCCTACGAAAGTTTTGCTAAAACTTGCTCGAGCTGATAACGCAAATTTGCGGCATGAAGCGATCCGCATTGCGGCGGCGCAAGAACGCCCGGTTGACGAGTTTCTGGCTGTAGCTCGACCGTTAGTGGACGATCCTTCTCCAAGTGTGCGTGCGGCTCTGGGGGATGCTCTGCGTCGACTTCCCAAGGTAAATTCCGATGTCGTGGATGTGATGCTGCAGCTTGGCAAAGCTCCGATCAGCGGCGACGAGTGGACCGTCTACGAGCGTACTTTCGAGCGGTATTTGGCTCGTTGGGCCATGGAAGCAAATCGAGAGGCTGTCGCTCAGCTCCTTAGTTCGCCTGAAGGAAAGCGACTGCCAGCGGAAAACCGCGCGTTGGCATCGCTCGCCATCGGCGGCGCGGAAGGTGCTCTTGCCCTCGCGAATCTTTGGCCGGAACTTGGCCGAGGTCTGAATAACGAAGAAATTCGCGTCTTGTTGCCCCATTTCAAGAATGAAAGTGTCGCTCAGCAACTGACTCGCTCTCTGCAAAACGAGTCATCGCGGATTCCTATGCTACGCTCGCTCCTAAATCTACGAACCCAAATCGAATGGCAGCCACTGCGTCCCGAAATTGAAGCTGCAACCACCGATCTCTTAACGCAGTCGGAGCAGATTCCTTTCGCGTTAGAACTTGTCAAAAGCTTTCAACTGGAAGATCTGAATCAGCAAGTCATGCAGATTGCGACAGAAGCTAACGTAAATGCCGATCATCGTTTGGCAGCCCTTCAAGCCCTTGCAGAACTACCAATTGCGAATGTCGAGCCATTTGAAGACTTAGCTTTTGACAATGCGCTTTCAGCCGAAATGCGACACGAAGCGATTCGCTGTATTGCTCGTAGCAAGGATCCAGAAGGGGCCAATCTTGTAATGGATTTACTGGTCGAAGGTGACTTTCAGATTCGCCAGCTGATCATCGGGGAGATGTCCGGTCGTAGGGAAGGAGCGAGCGTTTTACTGGAAGCATACGACAGCGGCGACTTACAGTTGGCGGACTTTTCAGCTGCTGTTATCCAACGCATGAGCGTCCTTCTACCGAATAATGAGATCATTCAGTCGATTCAGTCGGACCTGGTAAGTCAGGGGCAAACGGTGCTAAAGCTCTCAGGCGGGGCCAATGATTTCGTGAAGGCCCCTATCGATCTAGAAGGTCCATTCACTATTGAAACCTGGGTGAAGCTTGCACCAGAAATCGACAATAGCGATGGCGTGTTGTCGGCCGCTGGCATGATCGACATTAACTTCTATGAAGATACTCCCCGCGTTTGGATTCCAAGCCGCGGAGATCTGGTCATTGCGGATCGGAAAGTGCTGCCGGAAGTGTGGACGCACATGGCGGTTACGCGTGATGCCGATGGGATCCTACGTTTGTATCTCAATGGAGAAATATCAGGGCAAAGCGACCAAGGTATGACGTCACCTCTAACGGGTCTGATGGTCGGTCGCACGACCGTCGAGGGCCGCGGGACCGATGGACAGTTCGCCGAGTATCGTATCTGGGATCATGCACGATCGGCGGATGAAATCCGAACGACGTTTGACCGTGCCTATGCGGAATCGGACAAGATGCCTGGATTAGTTTACCATCTACATGGCGATCAATGGGGAGAACTCTCAGGCAGTGCCACAACACTTGCCACGCTCGATGCGCCCAAGTTGCTTAGCGAGAAAGAAGCGAACCAACAGCAAGCACTGTTTGATCGCTATCGCAAGCTTGCCCAAAGCCCTGGTAACCACGAGAACGGAAAGCAATTGTTTGCTAAGACCTGCCTGAGCTGTCATCAGTTTGCCGGCCAAGGGGGGAACATCGGTCCGGCGCTCGATGGTATCGGACTGCGAGGTACCGAATCGATATTACGGAACGTGCTTACCCCGAGTGCAGCTATCGAAGGTGGTTACCGAAGTTACCAGGTGATGACGACCGCGGGGCAGATTTATTCCGGTCTACTGGTGTCTGAGGATAGCGAGGCCGTTGTTATTCGTGTTTTGAATTCGCCGGACCGTCGCATCGAGAAGTCGGAAATTCAGCGTGCTGGATTCACCGGTGTTTCCGTGATGCCGGAAGGTCTCTTGAACGGGATGACCGATCAGGAAGTCTCTGACTTGTTCGGGTATCTGAATTCGCTGAAGTAG
- a CDS encoding Dabb family protein gives MPSVKHFGVFQFKDHITAEKVDHCFAAMHAMVGEIPGLTEMIYGPYKSDEGLNDGFTHGFIMTFESPEARDAYLPHPVHERVKEIVVPCLERVVVFDFDVQQ, from the coding sequence GTGCCCAGTGTCAAACATTTCGGCGTCTTTCAATTCAAAGACCATATCACCGCTGAGAAAGTCGATCACTGCTTTGCCGCCATGCATGCGATGGTTGGCGAGATCCCTGGTCTCACCGAGATGATTTATGGACCCTACAAAAGCGACGAAGGTCTCAACGATGGGTTTACGCATGGTTTTATCATGACATTTGAGAGTCCCGAGGCACGCGACGCTTACTTGCCCCATCCTGTACACGAACGCGTGAAAGAAATCGTCGTTCCATGTTTGGAACGCGTCGTTGTGTTTGACTTCGACGTCCAGCAGTAA
- a CDS encoding Tm-1-like ATP-binding domain-containing protein, with protein MAVIAVLGTLDTKGQEHGYVAECIKARGHDVLLIDVGSGDDPTVTPDWSREQVALAAGLDWEALSKRRDRGECVSAMSQAIQKVVADLVNKGKIDGVISLGGGGGTAIATAAMRCLPVGFPKVMVSTLASGNTAHYIGTKDIVMFPSVVDVSGLNRISRRVFAQAAGAICGMVETDVDVSAARPLIAASMFGNTTDCIDRAVPVLEDAGFEVLVFHATGTGGKAMESLIRDGLVEGVLDVTTTEWADELVGGVLSAGSQRLDAAAEANIPAIVVPGCLDMVNFGERATLPEQFSHRNIYIHNPQVTLVRTNADECRELGRIIAEKVNRYTAPVTVLIPLQGISVISATGGPFYDPEADAALFDSLISHLSPTVPVQRIDANINDVVFAEECAKALAENIKTHQASAV; from the coding sequence GTGGCTGTCATTGCAGTACTCGGTACGCTCGATACCAAAGGGCAGGAGCACGGCTACGTGGCTGAATGCATTAAAGCACGAGGCCACGACGTGCTTCTTATTGATGTGGGCTCCGGTGATGATCCTACGGTTACGCCTGATTGGTCTCGTGAACAAGTGGCCCTTGCCGCAGGTCTCGACTGGGAGGCACTTTCAAAGCGGCGCGACCGCGGAGAATGTGTTTCGGCAATGTCTCAGGCCATCCAGAAGGTCGTTGCTGATCTGGTCAACAAAGGGAAAATCGACGGTGTAATTTCGCTCGGCGGTGGTGGCGGAACGGCCATCGCCACTGCGGCGATGCGTTGTCTCCCGGTCGGCTTTCCTAAGGTCATGGTATCGACACTGGCCAGCGGCAATACGGCCCATTACATCGGCACCAAAGACATTGTGATGTTTCCCAGCGTCGTCGATGTGTCAGGCCTCAATCGAATTTCTCGGCGAGTCTTCGCTCAAGCGGCGGGAGCTATCTGTGGAATGGTCGAGACCGACGTCGATGTCTCCGCGGCACGTCCGTTGATCGCGGCCAGCATGTTTGGCAACACGACCGACTGTATTGATCGCGCGGTTCCTGTGTTGGAAGACGCAGGGTTTGAGGTATTGGTGTTTCACGCGACCGGAACCGGCGGAAAGGCGATGGAGTCACTGATTCGTGATGGCTTGGTCGAAGGAGTGCTGGACGTAACCACGACCGAATGGGCGGACGAGCTCGTTGGTGGTGTTCTTTCGGCTGGCTCCCAACGTCTAGATGCAGCTGCCGAAGCAAACATTCCAGCCATAGTCGTTCCTGGCTGTCTGGATATGGTGAACTTTGGAGAGCGGGCGACGTTGCCTGAGCAGTTCTCGCATCGCAACATTTACATCCATAATCCTCAAGTCACGCTCGTCCGTACGAACGCCGACGAATGCCGAGAACTTGGGCGAATCATCGCTGAGAAAGTGAATCGCTACACGGCACCTGTCACCGTATTAATTCCACTGCAAGGCATCAGCGTGATCAGTGCGACCGGCGGTCCCTTCTATGACCCCGAAGCAGATGCCGCGTTGTTCGATTCGTTGATCAGTCATCTTTCCCCGACAGTGCCTGTCCAGCGAATCGATGCCAATATTAACGATGTTGTTTTTGCCGAAGAATGCGCGAAAGCACTTGCAGAGAATATCAAAACGCATCAGGCATCCGCGGTTTAA
- a CDS encoding phosphoenolpyruvate hydrolase family protein — translation MPNPWTGIGNPYTRQEVVDRLRDSLDRKQPIIAGGAGAGISAKFLEKGGIDLIIVYNSGRFRMAGHGSTAGLMAYGDANAIAMEIGEYEVLPIVQETPVICGVHATDPRRRMWHWLLQVKDMGFSGVNNFPTHTIVDGDFRQILEETGMSVEKEFEMVSLARKMDLFSIVYVASATEARAMAEAGADVVVAHVGTTIGGAIGVVDAACSLEQAAARTQEICSAAMRVRSDIICLSHGGPILTPEDAAYINEHTDAVGFVGASSLERMAFEDSLTELTRRFKSIPVSKVPSEV, via the coding sequence GTGCCCAATCCCTGGACCGGAATCGGAAATCCCTATACCCGTCAAGAAGTCGTCGATCGCCTCCGCGATTCGCTCGATCGAAAGCAACCCATCATTGCCGGTGGGGCTGGCGCTGGTATCAGTGCTAAGTTCCTTGAGAAAGGGGGCATCGACCTGATCATTGTTTACAACTCAGGACGATTCCGCATGGCAGGGCATGGCTCGACGGCCGGACTCATGGCCTACGGCGATGCGAATGCGATTGCGATGGAAATCGGCGAATATGAAGTGCTTCCGATCGTTCAAGAGACGCCTGTGATATGTGGTGTGCATGCCACAGATCCACGTCGCCGAATGTGGCACTGGCTGTTGCAAGTGAAGGACATGGGATTCTCCGGTGTGAATAACTTCCCGACGCACACGATCGTCGATGGTGACTTCCGACAAATTTTGGAAGAGACCGGAATGAGCGTCGAGAAGGAATTCGAGATGGTGAGTTTGGCGCGCAAGATGGATCTCTTTTCCATCGTGTATGTCGCCAGTGCAACCGAGGCGCGTGCGATGGCGGAAGCAGGCGCCGACGTTGTTGTGGCTCACGTCGGCACGACCATCGGTGGAGCGATTGGTGTGGTGGATGCCGCATGTTCTTTAGAGCAAGCTGCTGCACGCACGCAGGAGATTTGTTCCGCGGCGATGCGAGTGCGATCCGACATCATCTGTCTATCGCACGGAGGACCAATCCTTACGCCGGAAGATGCCGCTTATATCAACGAGCATACCGATGCGGTAGGTTTCGTCGGCGCTTCAAGTCTGGAACGAATGGCCTTCGAAGACTCGTTGACCGAACTGACACGACGTTTCAAAAGTATTCCGGTTTCCAAGGTGCCGTCGGAGGTTTAA
- a CDS encoding DUF1559 domain-containing protein, producing the protein MSRKLRLGFTLVELLVVIAIIGVLIALLLPAVQQAREAARRMSCTNNLKQIGIALHTYHDTIGTFPSGHVLSPDCSRQFGSWVLGILPGLEQQSLRDLYNDSTDWWRPENQNARDVEIDTLVCPSDINVEIFNTAYDFGARGNYAANIGVGTYERGHCGSSAAHTGLTLKGPFLLNSNVGMRDLVDGTSLTFAVSEIRRVNDNDSRGALFADAGTNLYAHDFPPNTTSADTTERCVNQPEKGLPCTSNGSAGPHRLSARSLHPGGVETLSFDGSVRFIPETIDLTIWQAMASMDGGEVVDTSF; encoded by the coding sequence ATGTCGAGGAAGCTTCGTTTGGGGTTTACGTTGGTGGAATTGTTAGTCGTGATTGCGATTATCGGTGTCTTGATAGCTTTACTTTTGCCCGCCGTTCAGCAGGCACGTGAAGCGGCGCGGCGGATGTCATGTACTAATAATCTTAAACAGATTGGAATCGCACTTCATACGTATCACGACACGATTGGTACTTTTCCATCAGGCCACGTTCTCTCGCCAGATTGCTCGCGGCAGTTTGGATCGTGGGTGCTGGGGATTCTTCCAGGTTTAGAACAGCAGTCTTTGCGTGATCTCTACAATGACTCAACCGATTGGTGGCGGCCGGAAAATCAAAATGCAAGAGACGTCGAGATCGATACGCTCGTTTGTCCTTCCGATATTAATGTCGAGATCTTTAATACCGCGTACGATTTCGGTGCACGAGGAAATTACGCAGCCAATATTGGCGTGGGAACGTACGAACGTGGGCACTGCGGTTCGTCGGCGGCGCATACCGGACTTACGTTGAAAGGCCCTTTCCTGCTGAACTCGAACGTCGGCATGCGTGACCTCGTAGATGGAACCAGCCTGACATTTGCGGTTTCGGAGATTCGGCGTGTTAACGATAACGACTCGCGCGGGGCGTTGTTCGCCGACGCGGGAACGAATCTTTACGCCCACGACTTTCCGCCGAATACAACGTCGGCTGATACGACCGAGCGTTGCGTGAATCAGCCTGAGAAAGGGCTCCCTTGCACAAGCAACGGATCTGCTGGTCCACATCGATTATCTGCTCGTAGTTTGCATCCTGGGGGTGTCGAAACTCTTTCTTTTGACGGTAGCGTGCGTTTCATTCCCGAAACGATTGATCTCACCATATGGCAAGCAATGGCTTCGATGGATGGAGGAGAGGTCGTCGACACGTCGTTCTAA
- a CDS encoding AraC family transcriptional regulator: MREIHIISPSTKVTVVRSSDEDQRPWLADSPVCIPLSELDIAHCGIMDAVAPLEIVRTNLSGTFFFACFGGEGLVLVDGEWRKVSAGQACVQPPFIPNAIQAIPDSPWHFCWVRYEEVHKRKPLVSLHSPALRRFDVEPFHFAVSGLNAEARGQNDQVAIRQWIELVHGYVLGFANPLDKDDRLVKLWADVEQRLEEPWTLEVLAQVSCMSQEHLRRLCLASLGRSPMQHVTFLRMQKGAMLLRSTNLTIAVISQRLGYSSQFAFSNAFQRWFSCRPSSFRN; this comes from the coding sequence ATGCGCGAAATCCACATCATTTCACCGTCGACGAAGGTCACCGTCGTCCGCAGCAGTGACGAGGATCAACGACCGTGGTTGGCAGACTCGCCGGTCTGCATTCCCCTTAGCGAACTTGATATCGCCCATTGCGGTATCATGGACGCCGTTGCACCGCTGGAGATCGTGCGTACGAATCTATCGGGCACGTTTTTCTTCGCTTGTTTCGGTGGAGAAGGTCTCGTATTAGTCGATGGGGAATGGCGTAAAGTTTCCGCTGGCCAGGCATGTGTTCAGCCACCCTTTATCCCGAATGCTATTCAGGCAATTCCCGATTCGCCGTGGCATTTCTGCTGGGTTCGCTACGAAGAAGTCCATAAGCGGAAACCACTCGTTTCCTTGCACTCCCCTGCGCTGCGCAGGTTCGATGTCGAGCCCTTTCACTTTGCAGTGAGTGGCCTGAATGCGGAAGCTCGCGGACAGAACGATCAAGTTGCCATTCGCCAATGGATTGAACTGGTGCATGGCTACGTGCTCGGTTTTGCAAACCCGTTGGACAAAGATGATCGCCTGGTAAAGCTATGGGCAGATGTAGAACAGCGTTTGGAAGAACCATGGACGCTAGAAGTCCTGGCACAAGTTAGCTGCATGAGCCAGGAACACCTTAGACGACTATGCCTGGCCTCGTTGGGTCGTTCCCCCATGCAGCACGTTACGTTCCTACGCATGCAGAAAGGAGCCATGCTCCTAAGATCGACCAACCTGACGATCGCTGTTATCTCTCAGCGACTAGGCTACTCCTCTCAGTTCGCTTTTTCCAACGCCTTCCAGCGCTGGTTCTCTTGCCGCCCCTCAAGCTTTCGCAATTGA
- a CDS encoding TetR/AcrR family transcriptional regulator, with the protein MTAAIREFEAQGFDSTSMNRIAEVAEVSKRTVYNHFESKEALFEAIVTLLIENTESTPAMSYDSASPLDDQLRGYAQNIVRIVVSPDFQSLARVVLSRFLLTPNLAKQTLGDEKRFCAKLVAWIKEGVQDGRLDVDDADMAGKQFNSLLQGSVFWPPLLGSSPLPGSEELEQIIDSAVSMFLARYASKS; encoded by the coding sequence TTGACCGCGGCGATCCGTGAATTCGAGGCCCAAGGGTTTGACAGCACAAGTATGAACCGTATCGCCGAAGTGGCCGAGGTGAGTAAGCGAACGGTTTACAATCACTTCGAGAGCAAAGAAGCTCTTTTCGAAGCGATTGTTACGCTATTGATTGAGAATACCGAATCGACCCCGGCGATGAGCTACGATTCGGCAAGTCCTTTGGATGATCAGCTTCGTGGCTACGCTCAGAATATCGTTCGGATTGTCGTCTCGCCCGACTTTCAGTCGCTTGCCAGGGTAGTGCTATCTCGGTTTCTGTTGACGCCCAATCTTGCCAAGCAAACGTTGGGTGACGAGAAGAGGTTCTGCGCCAAATTGGTGGCCTGGATCAAAGAAGGCGTCCAAGATGGGCGCCTCGATGTTGACGATGCCGATATGGCCGGCAAGCAATTCAATAGCTTGTTGCAGGGATCGGTGTTTTGGCCACCACTGCTTGGGAGCAGTCCTTTGCCTGGCAGCGAGGAACTAGAACAAATTATCGACTCGGCAGTGAGTATGTTCCTGGCGCGGTACGCATCCAAGTCGTAA